A portion of the Sandaracinobacteroides saxicola genome contains these proteins:
- a CDS encoding glucokinase, translating to MTGIVAVDIGGTHARFALATVEGGRVVAMAPPVTLKTAEHASFQTAWEAFGAMQAGPLPRLASIAVACPTQGEVLKLTNNPWVIRPALIPEKLHLDRFTLVNDFEAIAHAVAQAPADAFGPLAGPDAPLPARGTITILGPGTGLGVASLLRQEGRYHVLPSEGGHVDFAPLDTIEDAILAHLRRAFRRVSVERLLSGPGLENIYTALAALEGRAVPSRDNRALWTAAMDGSDSLAAAALDRFMLTLGSVAGDLALAHGAAGVVVAGGLGQRLAGRLPGSGFAERFAAKGRFESRMAQIPVRTIMLAEPGLYGAAAAFAVEAV from the coding sequence GTGACGGGAATCGTCGCCGTCGATATCGGCGGCACGCATGCGCGCTTCGCGCTGGCGACGGTGGAGGGCGGCCGGGTGGTGGCGATGGCGCCGCCGGTGACGCTGAAGACCGCCGAGCATGCCAGTTTCCAGACCGCTTGGGAGGCGTTCGGCGCGATGCAGGCGGGGCCTTTGCCGCGCCTCGCCAGCATCGCGGTCGCCTGCCCGACGCAGGGCGAGGTGCTGAAGCTGACCAACAACCCCTGGGTGATCCGGCCGGCGCTGATCCCGGAGAAGCTGCACCTCGACCGGTTCACGCTGGTGAATGATTTCGAGGCGATCGCCCATGCGGTCGCGCAGGCGCCGGCGGACGCCTTCGGCCCCCTGGCCGGGCCGGATGCGCCGCTGCCGGCGCGGGGCACGATCACCATATTGGGGCCGGGCACCGGGCTGGGCGTCGCCTCCCTGCTGAGGCAGGAGGGGCGTTATCATGTGCTGCCGTCCGAAGGCGGGCATGTGGATTTCGCGCCGCTGGACACGATCGAGGATGCCATCCTGGCGCATCTGCGGCGCGCCTTCCGGCGGGTGTCGGTGGAGCGGCTGCTCTCTGGCCCCGGGCTGGAGAATATCTATACAGCGCTGGCCGCGCTGGAGGGACGGGCGGTGCCGTCGCGCGACAACAGGGCATTGTGGACGGCGGCGATGGACGGCAGCGACAGCCTGGCGGCAGCCGCGCTGGACCGCTTCATGCTGACGCTGGGCAGCGTGGCGGGCGACCTGGCGCTGGCGCACGGCGCGGCCGGCGTGGTGGTGGCGGGCGGACTGGGGCAGCGGCTGGCGGGGCGCCTGCCGGGGTCGGGCTTTGCCGAGCGGTTCGCGGCGAAGGGCCGGTTCGAGAGCCGGATGGCGCAAATCCCGGTGCGGACGATCATGCTGGCGGAACCGGGGCTTTATGGCGCGGCGGCGGCGTTCGCGGTGGAGGCGGTATGA
- the eda gene encoding bifunctional 4-hydroxy-2-oxoglutarate aldolase/2-dehydro-3-deoxy-phosphogluconate aldolase: MTIDEIMMVAPVIPVLVIDDAAHARPVAEALVAGGLPVLEVTLRTPAALDAMREMARVPGAIVGAGTVLNARDVAACADAGARFIVSPGLTAPLVAAVTESGIPFLPGIATAGDIMRGLDAGLTRFKFFPAETSGGLPALRALAAPFGMARFCPTGGITAASAPAWLAEPHVKCVGGSWIVPRGAPDGAAIEAAARAASALRPAAP; this comes from the coding sequence ATGACGATCGACGAGATCATGATGGTGGCGCCGGTGATTCCGGTGCTGGTGATCGATGACGCGGCGCATGCGCGGCCGGTGGCCGAAGCCTTGGTGGCGGGCGGGCTGCCGGTGCTGGAGGTGACGCTGCGGACGCCGGCGGCGCTCGACGCGATGCGGGAAATGGCGCGCGTGCCGGGCGCCATCGTGGGCGCCGGCACGGTGCTGAACGCGCGCGACGTGGCGGCCTGTGCCGATGCGGGCGCGCGTTTCATCGTGTCGCCGGGGCTGACGGCGCCGCTGGTGGCGGCGGTGACGGAGAGCGGCATCCCCTTCCTGCCGGGGATCGCCACGGCGGGCGACATCATGCGCGGGCTGGACGCGGGCCTGACCCGATTCAAATTCTTTCCGGCGGAGACCAGCGGCGGGTTGCCGGCGCTGAGGGCGCTGGCGGCGCCCTTCGGCATGGCGCGCTTCTGCCCGACGGGCGGCATCACGGCGGCGAGCGCACCGGCCTGGCTGGCGGAACCTCACGTGAAATGCGTGGGCGGCAGCTGGATCGTGCCGCGCGGCGCGCCGGATGGGGCGGCGATCGAGGCGGCGGCGCGGGCGGCGAGTGCCCTCAGGCCAGCCGCGCCCTGA
- a CDS encoding SMP-30/gluconolactonase/LRE family protein, with amino-acid sequence MLAEPFALFADLRLPLAECPVWHDGALHLADVRGGRILRLAADGGIAREWRFDDLVACFAPLPDGDWIVAGTKDICRFNPETALRWHIARLEDDLATSRLNDGRLGPDGAFWVASMDESPAKAPIGSLWRVPLDGTAPQARATGIVTGNGIAFAPDGRTLYAADSRGVWIDAWDFDRFTSETTNRRRIATPTDAQGRPDGAQVDAQGHYWSAGVSAACLNIYTSDGTLLERHPAPTPAPTMPAFGTDGFVYLTSLRRNDDDPHAGGVFRARLA; translated from the coding sequence ATGCTTGCCGAACCCTTCGCCCTGTTCGCCGACCTGCGCCTGCCGCTCGCCGAATGTCCGGTCTGGCACGATGGCGCGCTGCACCTCGCCGACGTGCGCGGCGGCCGCATCCTGCGGCTCGCGGCGGACGGCGGCATCGCCCGCGAATGGCGGTTCGACGACCTCGTCGCCTGCTTCGCGCCGCTGCCCGATGGCGACTGGATCGTCGCCGGCACCAAGGACATCTGTCGTTTCAACCCTGAAACGGCGTTGCGCTGGCACATCGCCCGGCTGGAAGACGATCTTGCGACCTCCCGCCTCAACGACGGCCGCCTCGGTCCGGACGGCGCCTTCTGGGTCGCCAGCATGGACGAAAGCCCGGCGAAAGCCCCCATCGGCAGCCTGTGGCGCGTGCCGCTGGATGGCACCGCGCCCCAGGCCCGCGCGACCGGGATCGTCACCGGCAACGGCATCGCCTTCGCACCGGATGGCCGCACGCTGTACGCCGCGGACTCGCGCGGCGTCTGGATCGATGCCTGGGATTTTGACCGTTTCACCAGTGAAACGACAAACCGCCGGCGCATCGCCACCCCCACCGATGCCCAGGGCCGCCCCGACGGCGCGCAGGTCGATGCACAGGGACATTATTGGAGCGCCGGCGTCTCCGCCGCCTGCCTGAACATATACACATCGGACGGCACGCTGTTGGAACGCCACCCCGCCCCCACCCCCGCCCCCACCATGCCCGCCTTCGGTACCGACGGCTTCGTCTACCTCACCTCACTCCGCCGAAACGACGATGACCCCCACGCCGGCGGCGTATTCAGGGCGCGGCTGGCCTGA
- a CDS encoding caspase family protein: MRALSLAVLALVGMAAGCVTAAVPAATSGVRANLAADVPKVVLQFGHPFRVDAALWVPAEPGKASDDWNDWFVLTADASDGSLILWDPTWTLVYDHLRLPPLDRQANFTLDAVTAMTLAPGGRQVTISAIGSGTEGDNPTFARRFTFRLNLDTRVVTREAASVPLPGLDVDTLKPAALPVGPGGTRLERDGTGVKMLPVKGDPVLLKGVARGKYADAALSPDGTRLARVLWLYAGNTTQVEVWDLASGEALPTFIKKGRYDAIRWVNADTYVLLADTDPKTGVPPLPTLLVDAASAGNPKGIAAGTVPGRCMTTVIRFNDGQTMDYQLAATNPAACGGPAGEPDDMWMLDFDGKGGATWRRTELQGMQDRRITSITGTPDGRGVVISTRPLRPVKGGFAPQVVMIDLKSGKVTDSFDFGDADASVTQLFATADSAIQKSSLSSDGKYLFWHAPGGVLMVELATREVRGMDTGTDNPQVMVSDGKTLLVGGVGYRNLYRFDVATVQPVLPPILLTGTISADYLPDRQLFWAVSDDGALRMWDRRDGSKRLSLFTFPNNGFFASMPDGRYDTNLTPDTDWVRWMQADQPWVSLPASAFMRSHYDPGLVRKLFDCNAGGCGAALPPIPPAPGVTRLFPWVTITDVASGGPGVARVSLEFAENVDGATRSGAHDLRLFVDDRMVRRDPDPGSAPDVTDIEAWRRATALADAMPATLPADGEAPTVTRTIDVPIPTDGREVALSAYLFNRDRIKGETDRKGWKPPAATPRPRRLVVLAIGVDATQNRDWRLSYAAADAKAITGLFAGAPAQAKLMTVITSTDARDAATKAVIRAALLSLAGAAGDAERAALAAAGVDSAGLPALTPDDSLVISWSGHGDTIGGQFYLVPSDGAVDAAGRPRAASFISSAELTAWLRGVQAANVAIVIDACHSAASVAAQGFKPGPMGDPGLGQLAYDKGFRILAATQADNVAMEDGALGHGLLTWALTRDALVMVTAEDRLDAKEPKTVYGDLDRDGALDLDEWLRFAVQRLPTLAQEVKSGKLALKANSAARQIVNLGAAVAPVAARPIQKPSLFDFTQTMSEVRVR, from the coding sequence ATGCGGGCGCTGTCGTTGGCGGTTCTGGCGCTGGTCGGCATGGCCGCGGGTTGCGTGACGGCTGCCGTGCCCGCCGCCACCTCTGGCGTCCGCGCCAACCTGGCGGCGGATGTGCCCAAGGTGGTGCTGCAATTCGGTCATCCTTTCCGGGTGGACGCGGCACTGTGGGTGCCCGCCGAGCCGGGGAAGGCAAGCGACGACTGGAACGACTGGTTCGTGCTGACGGCGGACGCCAGCGACGGTTCGCTGATCCTGTGGGACCCGACCTGGACGCTGGTCTATGACCATCTGCGCCTGCCGCCGCTGGACCGGCAAGCGAATTTCACGCTGGACGCGGTCACCGCGATGACCCTGGCGCCGGGCGGGCGGCAGGTGACGATCAGCGCGATCGGCAGCGGCACAGAGGGCGACAACCCCACTTTCGCGCGGCGCTTCACCTTTCGGCTGAACCTGGACACGCGGGTGGTGACGCGGGAGGCCGCCTCGGTGCCGCTGCCGGGGCTGGATGTGGACACGCTGAAGCCCGCGGCGCTGCCGGTCGGCCCCGGGGGCACGCGGCTGGAGCGCGACGGGACGGGCGTGAAGATGTTGCCCGTGAAGGGCGATCCGGTGCTGTTGAAGGGCGTGGCGCGGGGCAAATATGCCGATGCCGCGCTGTCGCCCGATGGCACGCGGCTGGCGCGGGTGCTGTGGCTTTATGCCGGCAACACCACGCAGGTGGAGGTGTGGGACCTGGCGAGCGGCGAGGCGCTGCCGACCTTCATCAAGAAGGGCCGCTATGATGCGATCCGCTGGGTGAACGCCGACACCTATGTGCTGTTGGCCGATACTGATCCGAAGACCGGCGTGCCGCCGCTGCCGACGCTGCTCGTGGATGCGGCCAGCGCCGGCAACCCCAAGGGCATCGCCGCCGGGACGGTGCCGGGGCGCTGCATGACGACGGTGATCCGCTTCAACGACGGCCAAACGATGGACTATCAGCTGGCGGCGACCAACCCGGCGGCCTGTGGCGGGCCGGCGGGCGAGCCCGATGACATGTGGATGCTCGATTTCGACGGCAAGGGGGGCGCGACCTGGCGCCGGACGGAATTGCAGGGGATGCAGGACCGGCGCATCACCTCGATCACCGGCACGCCGGATGGCCGGGGCGTGGTGATTTCCACCCGGCCTCTGCGCCCGGTGAAGGGCGGTTTCGCGCCGCAGGTGGTGATGATCGACCTGAAGAGTGGCAAGGTGACCGACAGTTTCGACTTCGGTGACGCGGACGCATCGGTGACACAACTGTTCGCCACCGCCGACAGCGCGATCCAGAAGAGCAGCCTGTCCTCCGACGGCAAATATCTGTTCTGGCATGCCCCGGGCGGGGTGCTGATGGTCGAGCTGGCGACGCGGGAGGTGCGGGGGATGGATACCGGCACCGACAATCCGCAGGTGATGGTGAGCGACGGCAAGACCTTGCTGGTGGGCGGGGTGGGGTATCGCAACCTCTATCGTTTCGACGTGGCGACGGTGCAGCCGGTGCTGCCGCCGATCCTGCTGACCGGCACGATCAGCGCCGATTACCTGCCCGACCGGCAGCTGTTCTGGGCGGTTTCGGACGATGGCGCGCTGAGAATGTGGGACCGGCGCGACGGATCGAAGCGGTTGAGCCTGTTCACCTTTCCCAACAATGGCTTCTTCGCGTCCATGCCCGACGGCCGTTATGACACCAACCTGACACCCGATACCGACTGGGTGCGCTGGATGCAGGCCGACCAGCCCTGGGTGTCGCTGCCGGCGAGCGCCTTCATGCGCAGCCATTATGATCCGGGGCTGGTGCGCAAGCTGTTCGACTGCAACGCCGGCGGCTGTGGCGCGGCGCTGCCGCCGATCCCGCCGGCGCCGGGGGTGACGCGGCTGTTTCCGTGGGTGACCATCACCGACGTGGCGAGCGGCGGGCCGGGGGTGGCGCGGGTGAGCCTGGAGTTCGCCGAGAATGTCGATGGCGCGACGCGGTCGGGCGCGCATGACCTGCGGCTGTTCGTGGACGACCGGATGGTGCGCCGCGACCCCGATCCGGGCAGCGCCCCCGACGTGACCGACATCGAGGCCTGGCGGCGGGCGACGGCGCTGGCGGACGCCATGCCCGCCACGCTGCCGGCCGACGGGGAGGCGCCGACGGTGACGCGGACGATCGACGTGCCGATCCCGACCGATGGCCGCGAGGTGGCGCTGTCGGCCTATCTGTTCAACAGGGACCGCATCAAGGGCGAGACCGACCGCAAGGGCTGGAAACCGCCGGCGGCGACACCGCGCCCGCGACGGCTGGTGGTGCTGGCGATCGGCGTGGACGCGACGCAGAACCGCGACTGGCGGCTGAGCTATGCCGCCGCCGATGCCAAGGCGATCACCGGGCTGTTCGCGGGCGCGCCGGCGCAGGCCAAGCTGATGACGGTGATCACCAGCACCGACGCCCGCGACGCGGCGACGAAGGCCGTCATCCGCGCGGCGCTGCTGTCGCTGGCCGGGGCGGCGGGGGATGCCGAGCGCGCGGCGCTGGCGGCCGCCGGGGTGGACAGTGCCGGGCTGCCCGCCCTGACGCCCGACGACAGCCTGGTGATCAGCTGGTCGGGGCATGGCGACACCATCGGCGGACAATTTTATCTGGTGCCCTCTGACGGGGCGGTGGACGCGGCCGGCAGGCCACGGGCGGCGAGCTTCATCAGCAGCGCCGAGCTGACGGCCTGGCTGCGCGGGGTGCAGGCGGCGAATGTCGCCATCGTCATCGATGCCTGCCACAGCGCGGCGAGCGTGGCGGCGCAAGGGTTCAAGCCGGGGCCGATGGGGGATCCGGGGCTGGGGCAGCTCGCCTATGACAAGGGGTTCCGCATCCTGGCGGCGACGCAGGCGGACAATGTGGCGATGGAGGATGGCGCGCTGGGGCACGGCCTGCTGACCTGGGCGCTGACGCGCGATGCGCTGGTCATGGTGACGGCGGAGGACCGGCTGGACGCCAAGGAGCCGAAGACGGTCTATGGCGACCTGGACCGCGACGGCGCGCTCGACCTGGATGAATGGCTGCGTTTTGCCGTGCAGCGGCTGCCGACGCTGGCGCAGGAGGTGAAATCGGGGAAGCTGGCACTGAAAGCCAACAGCGCGGCGCGGCAGATCGTCAACCTGGGGGCGGCGGTGGCGCCGGTGGCGGCGCGGCCGATCCAGAAGCCATCGCTGTTCGATTTCACCCAGACCATGAGCGAGGTGCGGGTGCGGTGA